CCACGGCCCCGGCTCCGGACCCGACTCCGGACCAGGCCCAGGCCGAGCACCCCGCCCACGGGCGGCACGCGGCCGGCGACGCCCCGGAGGCGCCGGCCCGCTGACGGACCAGTGCCGGCCGGACATGGCGACGCCGGGACGTGCCTCGGTGGGCGGGGCACGTCCCGGCGTCGCTGTGCGAGGGGTCAGGCGGGGGGCTTGACCACCCGCAGCCGCCGCTCCTCGGGGGCGAGGCCCCGGGCGGCGAGCGCGCGGAGCGAGTCGGGGGTGTCGGCCCCGACGCGCACGTAGCACCCGGACAGCGCGTCGAGCCCGCCACCGGCGAGCGCGACGACGAGGGCGACGACGTCGGCCGGCTCGGTCCAGTCGGTGCGGTCGGCGTGCATGCACATCGACGTCGTCATGTCGGTGCGCACGACGCCGGGGGCGAGCTCGAAGCTGCGCAGCCCCTGCGCGAAGCCGGCCTCGTGCAGCGCCCCGCCGATACGGAACAGCGCCGTCTTGGACACGTAGTAGGCCGTGGCGTCGACGCCGTCACGGGTGCCCGCGCCGGAGTTGACGTCGATGACGCGACCCCCGCCCCGGGCGAGCATCCCCGGCACGACGGCGCGGGCGAGGAGGAACGGGCCGCGCACGTTCGTCTCGACGACCGACCACCACGTCTCGGGGTCGGCCTCCCACAGCGGCACCTCGGGGTCGATGGCGCCGGCGTTGTTCACCAGCAGGTCGATCGACCCGAGCTCGGCCTCGGCGCGCGAGACCGCGCGCTGCACGGCGACGACGTCGGTGACGTCGACGGGGAGGACGACCGCGCGCACGCCCGCGGCGCGGACCTCCTCGGCGGTCTCCTCGAGCCTGCGCTCGTCCCGCGCCAGGAGGGCGACGTCGAGCCCGGCGGCGGCCAGGCCCAGGGCCAGGGCCCGCCCGATGCCCCGGGAGGCCCCGGAGACGAGGGCGGTGCGGGCCGCCGGGACCTCAGCCACGGAGCACCGCGCCGACCCGCTCGGCCGCGAGGGCGACGACCCGCTCGCGCACGGCGGCGGTCTCCTCGGCCGTGAGCGTGCGGTCCGGGGCGCGCAGCCGCAGCGCGAAGGCGAGGGACTTCTTGCCCTCCCCGAGCTGCTCGCCGGTGTAGAGGTCGAAGAGCCGGACGTCCTCACCGAGCTCGCCGGCGCCCTCGCGGACGAGGGCGAGCACCTCCCCGGCCGGCACGTCGGCGTCGACGACGAGCGCGATGTCCTCCTTGCTCGGCGGGTAGGTGGAGACGGGCACCGGGACGACCAGCGCGTCCTCACCGGCTGCGCTCAGCGCGTCGAGGTCGAGCTCGAAGGCGACGGCGCCGCGCGGCAGGTCGAAGGCGGCCGCGACGCGCGGGTGCAGGGCACCTGCGTGGCCGACGACGGCGCCTCCCGCACGGACCTCTGCGCACTGGCCGGGGTGCCAGGGGGCGCGCTCGGCGGCAGCGAGCTCGACGCTCACGCCGACGGCCTCGGCGACGGCGTGGACGGCGTCGACGGCGTCGGTCCAGTCGGCGGGGCGGCCCGGCCCCTGGACGCCGTCGGGCACGACCTTGCCGGTGATGACGCCCGCGACGTGGCGCGGCTGGCGCGGCACGGCGGCGGCGATGGCGGCGAGCTCGGCGTCCGAGGGACGCCCGCCGACGCCGGGCGAGGAGGCCACGCCCACCCCGGCGGGCCGGGTGACGAGCCCGAGCTCGTAGACGCGGGTGTCCTCCAGGCCGCGGCCGACGTTGCGGCGCGCGGTGTCCAGGAGCGTGTCGAGGAGCGTCGTGCGCATGAGGGGCGCGTCGTCGGCCATGGGGTTGGCCAGGCGCAGCGCGACGCGGCGCTCGTCGTCGGCGGGGAGCTGCTGCCGGTCGTGGGTGTCCCCGACGAACGGGTAGGACAGCACCTCGACGAGCCCGAGGTCGGCCAGCGCCCGGGCGACGTCCCGCCGGCGGACCTGGTCGGCGGTGAGGCCGCGCCCTGCGGGGGCCGCGGGCAGGACCGTGGGGATGTTGTCGTAGCCGTCGAGGCGGGCGACCTCCTCGACGAGGTGGGCCGGGCCGACGAGGTCGGGCCGCCAGCTCGGCGGGGTCACGGTGACCACCCCGTCCTCCGGCTCGGAGACGGTGGCGCCGATCTCGCGGAGGAGGGCGACCACGCGCTCGGCCGGGTAGTCCACGCCGGTGAGGCGGCGCGGCTCGTCCAGTCGCATACGCACCGGCGCGGGCCGGGCGGTGCGGTCGAGGTCGGAGACGGCCGGGTCGGCGGTGCCGCCGCCGTACTCGACGAGCAGGTCGACGGCGCGCTGCGCGGCGACGGCCTGCAGCCGCGGGTCGACGCCGCGCTCGAAGCGCTTGGCGGCCTCGCTGGGCAGCTTGTGCCGGCGGGCGGTGCGCGCCACGGAGACCGGGTCGAAGTGCGCGGCCTCGATGAGGACGTCGGTCGTCGTCGCGCTCACCTCGGTCTCGGCGCCGCCCATGACGCCGGCGAGCCCGAGGACGCGCCCGCCGAGCTCGCCGTCGGGCGAGTCGGTGATGAGGAGGTCCTCGATGTGCAGGGTGCGGCGCACGTCGTCGAGGGTGGTGAGCTCGTCCCCCACCCGGCCGCGGCGCACCATGATCGGCGCGTGGACGGTGGCGAGGTCGTAGGCGTGCAGCGGCTGCCCGAGGTCGAGCATGACGTAGTTCGTCACGTCGACGGCGAGGGAGATCGGGCGCATCCCGGCCTGGGTGAGCCGTTCGGTCATCCACGCCGGGGAGGGCGCCGAGGGGTCGATGCCGCGCACGATGCGGGTGACGAAGCGGTCGCAGCCGACGTTGCCGGCGATGGGCGCGGCGTCGTCGACCTCGACGGGGAAGCCGTCCTCGGTCGCGGCGGGCGGCGTCCCCCCGGGGAGGTTCTCCGCCAGCCCGGGGTCGGTGAAGGCCGCGCCGGTGGCGTGGGAGTACTCCCGCGCGATGCCGCGCATGGCGAAGCAGTAGCCACGGTCGGGGGTGACGTTGACCTCGAGCACCTCGGCGCCCAGGCCGAGCAGGGCGATGGCGTCGGAGCCCGGGGCGGGGACCTCGGTGCCGGGGAGGAACTCGCGCAGCACGATGATGCCGGAGTGGTCCTCGCCGAGGCCGAGCTCGCGGGCCGAGCAGATCATGCCGTCGGAGGTGTGGCCGTAGGTCTTGCGGGCGGCGATGTGGAAGTCGCCGGGCAGCGTGGTGCCGGGCAGCGCGACGACGACGTCGTCCCCGACGGTGAAGTTGTGCGCGCCGCAGACGATGCCCCGCGAGGGGACGTCCGCGGGCTCCTTGCCCTCACCGGGGGCGTCGTTGTGCTCCGGGCCGACGTCGACCCGGCAGTAGTTGATCGACTTGCCGTTCTTGTGCTCCTCGGTCACCACGGAGAGCACGCGGCCGACGACGAGCGGGCCGGTCACGGCGGGCGGGATGATCTGCTCGGGCTCCAGGCCGACGCGCACGAGGTCCGCGGCGAGGTCGGCGGCGGTGGTGCCCGGTGCGACGGTGACGTGCTCGGCGAGCCAGCTGAGCGGGACGTACGGCATGGTCAGTGCCCCTTTCCGGTGGTGCCGAACTGGAGGGAGAAGCGCATGTCGCCCTCGACGATGTCGTGCATGTCGGCGATGCCGTGGCGCAGCATGAGGGCGCGCTCGGTGCCGACACCGAAGGCGAAGCCGGTGTACTCCTCGGGGTCGATGCCCGCGGCGAGGAGCACCTGCGGGTTGACCATGCCGCAGCCGCCCCACTCGATCCAGCCGGCGCCGCCCTTCTTCTGGGGGAACCACAGGTCCATCTCGGCGCTCGGCTCGGTGAAGGGGAAGAAGCTCGGGCGCAGGCGGGTGCGGGCCTCGGGGCCGAACATCGCGCGGGCGAAGTGGTCGAGGGTGCCCTTGAGGTGGGCCATGGTCAGGCCCTTGTCGACGGCGAGCCCCTCGACCTGGTGGAACACCGGGGTGTGGGTGGCGTCGAGGGCGTCGTTGCGGAACACCTTGCCGGGGCAGGCGATGTAGATCGGCAGCTCGCGGCTGAGCATGGTGCGCGCCTGGACCGGGGAGGTGTGGGTGCGCAGGACGAGGCCGGGGGTCTCCTGCTCGGCGGTGCCCTGGACGTAGAAGGTGTCGGCCATCTGGCGGGCCGGGTGGTCCGGGCCGTGGTTGAGCGCGTCGAAGTTCAGCCACTCGTGCTCGACCTCGGGGCCCTCGGCGATGTCCCAGCCCATGGAGACGAAGAAGTCGCCGATCTCCTCCTGGATGGTCTCCAGGGGGTGGCGGGCGCCGCGCGGACGACGCTCGACGGGCAGGGTGACGTCGACCCGCTCCTCGCGCAGCCGGCGCTCCTCCTCCTGCGCCTCGAGCTCGCTCTGGCGGGCGGCGATCGCCTGCTGCAGCCGGCCGCGCGCCTGGCCGAGGAGCTTGCCCGCGGTCGCCTTGTCCTTGGGGTCGAGGCGCCCGATCTCGCGGTTGGCGAGGGTGAGTGGGGCGGCGTCGCCGGTGTGCGCGAGCCGCGCCGTCTTGAGCTCCTCGAGGGTGGCAGCCGCGGCGAGGGCGGCCAGGCCGGCCTCGACGGCTGCCGCGACGCCGTCGGCGTCGAGGGGGGACAGAGGTGAAGTGGTCATGCGAACCTTCCGAGCGTCGTCGTGCCTGTCGGCATCCAGCACAGGACTGTAGTCGTGCTGCCCGCTCGGGCTCGGGGGCGTCCGCTACGGTGCGGAGCCGGGGCGCCTCAGCGCTGGGCCCGAACGGGCCTGCTAAATCGGCTCTCACCCCACATGCGCCCCACCTTACCGGCCGCCCTCTCGGGGGGCGTGCGGAGTTGCCGAGGTCACGCCTGCTCGCCCGTGAGCGGCAGCCTCGCCCTGACCTCGTGGAGCGGGCCGCCGCTGCGGCCGGCCCCAAGGTGGGACTCGACGAGCTCGACCTCCCGCGCCGTCCACTCCGGGCCGCGGTAGACGGACAGGGCGTGGGCGACCGCGGGCAGGTCGACGGCAGGACCACGCCCCGGACGACGGTCGCCGCGTCCCGAGCGCCGCCGGCGGTCGGACCTCTCCCGCTGTGCGCGGGCACTGAGCCGGGCGACGGTGAGGTGCGCCCGGTGCCGGTCGCGGGGCTCGAGGCGCGAGATGTCCTCCCCCGCCGCCTCGACCCGACCCATGAGGCGGGTGAGGGCCCGCTCGTCGCCGTCGACGACGCGGACCCCCACCCAGAGGGTCGCGCCGGAGAAGACGCCCGCGCCGGCGAGCTGTACCTGCAGCGGCGCGGTGCTCGCGGTGACGGCGCCGAGCGTCTCGGCGAGGTCCTCGAGCGCGCCGTCGGGCACCTCGCCGTAGAACGCGAGCGTGACGTGGCGCTGCTCGGGCGGGACCCAGCGCAGCGGCGGCGGCCCGGCGTCGAGGGAGCCGGGGGCGACGCCGTCGAGGGCGTGGGCGAGGTGCTCGAGCACCTCGGCCGGGGGCCGCAAGGAGGCGAAGAGCCGCATGCTGCCATCCCACCACGGCCGGCCGACCGACCCCACCTCTGGGACGCCCCTTTGCGGTGCGCCGGGGCGGTTGCAGGGGGTGTCCCCGGGCCGGGAGGGGTGTCCCAGGCGGTTGTGTGGGGGCGGGGCTGGGTCAGTCGGGGGCGCGGCGCTGGGCACGCGCGGAGGCGTAGAGGCACAGCGTCGCGGCCGTCGCGACGTTGAGGGACTCGGCCAGCCCGTGGATGGGCACCCGCACGACGGCGTCGGCCAGGTCCCGCTCCTCGGGGCGCAGTCCGTGGGCCTCGTTCCCGAAGAGCCAGGCGGTGGGCCGGCGCAGGTCCGGCACGACCACGTCGGGCACGGGGGCGAGGGCGGCGTCGGCGAGGTCGTCGACGTCCCACTCACCGTCCGCGGCGGCAGCGAGCACCTGGAGGCCGTCGACGCGCAGCCGGGCCGTCGTCGCGACGAGGTCCTCCACCGGCACGACGGGCAGGTGGAACAGCGACCCGGCCGTCGACCGGACGACCTTGGGGTTGTGCGGGTCCGTGCTGTCCGGGCCGAGGACGACGGCGTCGGCCCCGGCGGCGTCGGCAGCGCGGACGATGGTGCCGAGGTTGCCCGGGTCCGCCGCCCACGGCAGGACGGCGACCAGCCGCAGCGGCCCGGCGGGCAGCGCGACGTCGGGCTCGGTGCGGACGACGGCGAGCGCGCCCTGGGCGTCCCCGCTCATCGCCGCGAGGACCTCGGGGGTAGCGAGGTGGACGTGGCGCACGGTCACGCGTGCCTCGGCGAGGATCTCGGGGTGGCGGTCGGCCGCCTCCTCGGTGAGGTAGAGGTCGCGCACCCGCTCGGGCGCGTGCCGGACCACCTCACGCACGCCCTGCGGGCCCTCGACGAGGAACTGGCCGTGGCGCCGACGTGCCGAACGCCCGGACAGCCGCTTGACCATCGCGACCCGATCGGATCGGGGGTTGGTCAGCAGGTCCGGGCGTTCGGTCATCGAAGGTGTCAGGCGACGGGCGCGTTGACGTCCTCGGGAAGGTTCGCCTTGGCGAGCTCGACGAGCTTGGCGAAGGCAGCCGGCTCGTTGACCGCGAGCTCGGCGAGCATGCGGCGGTCGACCTCGACACCAGCGGCCTTGAGGCCCTGGATGAAGCGGTTGTAGGTCATGCCCTCGGCGCGGACCGCAGCGTTGATGCGCTGGATCCAGAGCCGGCGGAAGTCACCCTTGCGCGCCTTGCGGTCGCGGTAGTTGTAGGTGAGCGAGTGGGTGACCTGCTCCTTGGCCTTGCGGTACAGGCGCGAGCGCTGGCCGCGGTAACCGCTGGCCCGCTCGAGGGTCGTCCTGCGCTTCTTGTGGGCGTTGACCGCCCGCTTGACGCGTGCCACGTCTTGTCTCCTTAGTAGTGGGGCGGCTTACTTGCCGAGCAGCTTCTTGATCCCGGGGGCGTCAGCCGCCGAGACCGCCTTGTCCAGGGCCAGGCGGCGGGTGCGCCGGCTGGACTTGGCCTCGAAGAGGTGCCGGCGGTTCGCCTGCTCGCGCATGAGCTTGCCGCTACCGGTGGTG
Above is a genomic segment from Georgenia wutianyii containing:
- the rplT gene encoding 50S ribosomal protein L20, whose translation is MARVKRAVNAHKKRRTTLERASGYRGQRSRLYRKAKEQVTHSLTYNYRDRKARKGDFRRLWIQRINAAVRAEGMTYNRFIQGLKAAGVEVDRRMLAELAVNEPAAFAKLVELAKANLPEDVNAPVA
- the pheS gene encoding phenylalanine--tRNA ligase subunit alpha, whose protein sequence is MTTSPLSPLDADGVAAAVEAGLAALAAAATLEELKTARLAHTGDAAPLTLANREIGRLDPKDKATAGKLLGQARGRLQQAIAARQSELEAQEEERRLREERVDVTLPVERRPRGARHPLETIQEEIGDFFVSMGWDIAEGPEVEHEWLNFDALNHGPDHPARQMADTFYVQGTAEQETPGLVLRTHTSPVQARTMLSRELPIYIACPGKVFRNDALDATHTPVFHQVEGLAVDKGLTMAHLKGTLDHFARAMFGPEARTRLRPSFFPFTEPSAEMDLWFPQKKGGAGWIEWGGCGMVNPQVLLAAGIDPEEYTGFAFGVGTERALMLRHGIADMHDIVEGDMRFSLQFGTTGKGH
- a CDS encoding TrmH family RNA methyltransferase is translated as MTERPDLLTNPRSDRVAMVKRLSGRSARRRHGQFLVEGPQGVREVVRHAPERVRDLYLTEEAADRHPEILAEARVTVRHVHLATPEVLAAMSGDAQGALAVVRTEPDVALPAGPLRLVAVLPWAADPGNLGTIVRAADAAGADAVVLGPDSTDPHNPKVVRSTAGSLFHLPVVPVEDLVATTARLRVDGLQVLAAAADGEWDVDDLADAALAPVPDVVVPDLRRPTAWLFGNEAHGLRPEERDLADAVVRVPIHGLAESLNVATAATLCLYASARAQRRAPD
- the rpmI gene encoding 50S ribosomal protein L35, whose product is MPKNKTHSGAKKRFRTTGSGKLMREQANRRHLFEAKSSRRTRRLALDKAVSAADAPGIKKLLGK
- the thpR gene encoding RNA 2',3'-cyclic phosphodiesterase; translated protein: MRLFASLRPPAEVLEHLAHALDGVAPGSLDAGPPPLRWVPPEQRHVTLAFYGEVPDGALEDLAETLGAVTASTAPLQVQLAGAGVFSGATLWVGVRVVDGDERALTRLMGRVEAAGEDISRLEPRDRHRAHLTVARLSARAQRERSDRRRRSGRGDRRPGRGPAVDLPAVAHALSVYRGPEWTAREVELVESHLGAGRSGGPLHEVRARLPLTGEQA
- the pheT gene encoding phenylalanine--tRNA ligase subunit beta; the encoded protein is MPYVPLSWLAEHVTVAPGTTAADLAADLVRVGLEPEQIIPPAVTGPLVVGRVLSVVTEEHKNGKSINYCRVDVGPEHNDAPGEGKEPADVPSRGIVCGAHNFTVGDDVVVALPGTTLPGDFHIAARKTYGHTSDGMICSARELGLGEDHSGIIVLREFLPGTEVPAPGSDAIALLGLGAEVLEVNVTPDRGYCFAMRGIAREYSHATGAAFTDPGLAENLPGGTPPAATEDGFPVEVDDAAPIAGNVGCDRFVTRIVRGIDPSAPSPAWMTERLTQAGMRPISLAVDVTNYVMLDLGQPLHAYDLATVHAPIMVRRGRVGDELTTLDDVRRTLHIEDLLITDSPDGELGGRVLGLAGVMGGAETEVSATTTDVLIEAAHFDPVSVARTARRHKLPSEAAKRFERGVDPRLQAVAAQRAVDLLVEYGGGTADPAVSDLDRTARPAPVRMRLDEPRRLTGVDYPAERVVALLREIGATVSEPEDGVVTVTPPSWRPDLVGPAHLVEEVARLDGYDNIPTVLPAAPAGRGLTADQVRRRDVARALADLGLVEVLSYPFVGDTHDRQQLPADDERRVALRLANPMADDAPLMRTTLLDTLLDTARRNVGRGLEDTRVYELGLVTRPAGVGVASSPGVGGRPSDAELAAIAAAVPRQPRHVAGVITGKVVPDGVQGPGRPADWTDAVDAVHAVAEAVGVSVELAAAERAPWHPGQCAEVRAGGAVVGHAGALHPRVAAAFDLPRGAVAFELDLDALSAAGEDALVVPVPVSTYPPSKEDIALVVDADVPAGEVLALVREGAGELGEDVRLFDLYTGEQLGEGKKSLAFALRLRAPDRTLTAEETAAVRERVVALAAERVGAVLRG
- a CDS encoding SDR family NAD(P)-dependent oxidoreductase, with translation MAEVPAARTALVSGASRGIGRALALGLAAAGLDVALLARDERRLEETAEEVRAAGVRAVVLPVDVTDVVAVQRAVSRAEAELGSIDLLVNNAGAIDPEVPLWEADPETWWSVVETNVRGPFLLARAVVPGMLARGGGRVIDVNSGAGTRDGVDATAYYVSKTALFRIGGALHEAGFAQGLRSFELAPGVVRTDMTTSMCMHADRTDWTEPADVVALVVALAGGGLDALSGCYVRVGADTPDSLRALAARGLAPEERRLRVVKPPA